Within Paracoccus jeotgali, the genomic segment AAAGGCGATGGAAGAAGCGACCGTCTTCGCCAACGGCATCGCCAAGGACGAAAACGACGCCGCCATGCAGGCCATGCGCGACGCCGGCACGACCGAGTTCCACGAGATGACCGACGAAGAGCGTGACGCCTGGAAAGAGGTGCTGCTGCCCGTCCACGACCAGATGGCCGACCGCATCGGCGCCGATCTGATCGCCAGCATTAAGGAAGCGACCGGCGGCTGACCGGCCTTCGGACAATCGGGTGGGGCTGGTGATCCGGCCCCGCCCGCCAGACAGCGCAGCGCGAAAGGGGGCAGTCGATGCGGTTTCTTGACCGTTTCGAGGAAGGTTTCATCGTCATTCTGATGGCTGCGGCGACGATCCTGATCTTCGTCGCGGTGGCGCAGCGGTATTCGCTGGACATGACGGCGAATCTGGTGCGGGCCAGCCGCGGCTGGGAGATCCAGTGGATCAGCGATGCCTCGCGCTGGCTGTATGGCGCGCTGCGCAGCCTGAACCTGGTCTGGGCGCAAGAGGCCTGCATCTATCTGTTCGTCTGGATGGCCAAGTTCGGCGCCGCCTATGGCGTGCGCATCGGCATCCATGTCGGCGTCGATGTGCTGACCGAGCGTCTGGACGGCGCGGCCAAGACCATCGTCACCACCATCGCCATGTCGGGCGGCATCCTGTTCACCTTCATCGTGGCCTGGATCGGCTTTGACTTCGTCTGGCATGTCTACAAGAACGGGCCAATCTCGCCCGATCTCGAGATCAAGATGTGGATCATCTACCTTGCCGTGCCGCTGGGTTCGGCGCTGATGTGCTTCCGTTTCATCCAGGCGCTGTGGATGTTCCTGCGCACCGGCGAGATCGCGCATCACAGCTTTGACACCGTCGAAGGCATCGAGGAAGAGGCCGAGATCGCCGCAGAGGGAAAATCGTGACCGCACTTGCCATTTTCCTGATCCTCGCGGCGCTGCTGGTCACCGGCATGCCGGTGTCCATCGCGCTGGGGCTGACCGTGTTCAGCTTTCTGTTCGCCTTCACCGACATCCCGCTCGACAGTATCGCGCTGAAGCTGTTCACCGGAATCGAGAAGTTCGAGATCATGGCGATCCCGTTCTTCATCCTGGCCGGCAATTTCCTGACCCATGGCGGGGTGGCGCGGCGGATGATCCGATTTGCCGCCTCGATGGTGGGGCACTGGTATGGCGGCATGGGGATGGCCGCGGTGCTGTCCTGCGCGCTGTTCGCCGCGATTTCGGGCTCGTCCCCGGCCACGGTGATGGCGGTCGGCTCGATCCTGATCCCGGCCATGGTCAAGCAGGGCTATCCGCCGCAATTCGGCGTCGGCGCCATCGCGACCGCCGGCGGGCTGGGCATCCTGATCCCGCCCTCGATCGTGCTGGTGATGTATTCGGTGGCCACGACCGGCATGGTGGTGACCGGCCCCGATGGCGGGCCGGTGATGTCGGCCTCGATCGGGTCGCTGTTCATGGCAGGGGTCATTCCGGGGCTGATGCTGGCCGCGATGCTGGGCGCCACGACCTATTGGCGGGCGCGGGCCAACGACTATCCGCGCATGGACAAGGCCAGCTGGCGCGAACGCTGGGCGGCGTTCCGCGAATCGGTCTGGGGGCTGATGCTGATCGTCATCATCATGGGCGGCATCTATGGCGGCTTCTTCACCCCGACCGAGGCGGCGGCCGTCAGCGCCGTCTATGCCTTCTTCATCGCCGTCTGGGTCTACAAGGACATCCGCCTGCGCGACGTGCCGCGCGTGCTGCTGACCTCGGCCGCGATGTCGGCGATGCTGCTTTACATCATCACCAACGCGGTGATGTTCGCCTTCATCCTGACGTCCGAGCAGATCCCGCAGACGCTGTCGGCTGCCATCGTCGATCTGGGCTTTGGCAAGATCGGCTTCCTGCTGATCGTCAACGTCATGCTGCTGATGATCGGCATGGTGATGGAGCCGTCGGCCATCGTGCTGATCATGGCCCCGATCCTGTATCCGGTCGCCGTCAAGCTGGGCGTCGATCCGGTGCATTTCGGGATCATGATGGTGGTCAACATGGAGATCGGGCTGTGCACCCCGCCGGTGGGGCTGAACCTCTATGTCGGCTCGGCCATCTCGCAGCTGGGCCTGACCGAGGTCAGCCGCGCCGCGCTGCCCTGGCTGCTGACCGCGCTGACCTTCCTGATGCTGGTTACTTACATCCCGGCCATATCGCTCTGGCTGCCGCGGATGCTGGGAATGTGACGCGGGGCGCTTTGGACTGGAACATTTCGAACTTGAAATGAATTGACGAAGCGCCTAGCGTAGCCCCAGACGCCGATCATCCGGAAAGGAAGCAATGATGCGCATCGCATGTCTGGGGGGCGGACCGGCCGGTCTATACTTTGCGATTTCCATGAAGCTGCGCGATCCCTCGCATGAGGTGGTCGTGATCGAGCGCAACCGCGCCAACGACACCTTCGGCTGGGGCGTGGTGCTGTCCGACGACGCGCTGGAAAACCTGGAAACCAACGACCCCATCAGCGCGCAGGCGATCCGCGACAGCTTCGCCTATTGGGACGACATCGCGGTGGTCCATGACGGCGTGCGGACGGTGTCGGGCGGGCATGGCTTTGCCGGGATCGGGCGCAAGCAGATGCTGATCCTGCTGCAGCAGCGCGCGCGCGAGCTGGGCGTCGAGCTGCGTTTCGAAACCGAGTTCGGCAATGTCGAGGATTACCGCCGCGACTACGATCTGGTGGTCGCCGCCGACGGCATCAACTCGCGGGTGCGGACGCAGTATGAGGACGTCTTCAAGCCCGACATCGACAATCGCGAATGCAAGTTCATCTGGCTGGGCACGCATCAGAAATTCGACGACGCGTTCACCTTCATCTTCGAAAAGACCGAGCATGGCTGGATGTGGGCGCATGTCTACCAGTTCGACAACGACACCGCGACCTTCATCGTCGAATGTCAGCAGGACACCTGGGACCGCTGGGGTTTTCAGGACATGTCCAAGGAAGAGATCGTCGAGACCTGCCGCAAGGTCTTTGCGCGGCATCTGGACGGGCACGAGCTGATCTCGAACGCGACGCATCTGCGCGGCTCGGCGGTGTGGATGAACTTCCCCCGCGTCATCTGCGAGAAGTGGTATCACGAAAACATCGTGCTGATGGGCGATGCCGCCGCGACGGCGCATTTCTCGATCGGCTCCGGCTCTCGGCTGGCTTTCGACAGCGCGATCACGCTGGCGAACTATCTGCACAGCGAACCCGACATGAAGGCCGCCTTCGACCGCTATCAGGCCGAGCGCCGGCTCGAGGTGCTGCGCCTGCAATCCGCCGCGCGCAACAGTCTGGAGTGGTTCGAGCAGGTCGAGCGCTATCTGGACCTCGACCCGGTGCAGTTCGCCTATTCGCTGCTGACCCGCTCGCAGCGGATCAGCCATGAAAACCTGCGCCTGCGCGACCCGGAATGGCTGGAATCGGCGGAGAAATGGTTCCAGACCCAGGCCGGCGCCGACCCCGATGCGCCGGTCCGCGCGCCCATGTTCGCGCCCTACAAGCTGCGCGACATGACGCTGAAGAACCGCATCGTCGTCTCGCCCATGGCGCAATACAAGGCGGTGGATGGCACCCCGACCGACTGGCACCTGATCCATTACGGCGAACGCGCAAAGGGCGGCGCGGCATTGGTCTTTACCGAGATGACCTGCGTCTCGCCCGAGGGGCGCATCACCCCCGGCTGCCCCGGTCTTTACGCGCCGGAACACGAGGCCGCGTGGCGACGCCTGACCGATTTCGTCCATGCCGAGACCGACGCCCGGATCTGCTGCCAGATCGGCCATTCCGGCCGCAAGGGCTCGACCAATCTGGGGTGGGAGGGGATCGACACCCCGCTGGCACAGGACAACTGGTCGGTCGTCTCGGCCTCGGCCATTCCGTGGTCGCGCGGCAACGCCACCCCGCGCGAGGCCACGCGCGAGGAGCTGGACGAGATCACGCAGCAATTCGTCGCCGCCGCCGAAATGGCCGAGCGCGCGGGCTTTGACATGATCGAGCTGCATGCCGCGCATGGCTATCTGCTGTCGTCCTTCATCTCGCCGGTGTCGAACAAGCGGCAGGACGAGTTCGGCGGCAGTCTGGAAAACCGGCTGCGCTGGCCGTTGCAGGTCTTTGCCGCCATGCGGAAGGTGTGGCCGGCGCACAAGCCGATGTCGGTCCGCATTTCCGCCAATGACTGGGTGGGCGAGGATGGCGTGACCCCCGCCGAGGCGGTCGAGATCGCCCGCGCCTTCCGCGAGGTCGGGGCCGATCTGGTCGACGTCTCGGCCGGGCAGACCTCGGTCGAGGGGCGGCCGGTCTATGGGCGCATGTTCCAGACGCCGTTTTCCGACCGCATCCGCAACGAGACCGGCATCCCGACCATGGCCGTCGGCAATATCTACGAGGCCGATCACGCGAACTCGATCCTCATGGCCGGGCGCGCCGATCTGGTCGCGGTGGGCCGTCCGCATCTGGCCGACCCATATTGGACGCTGCACGAGGCGACCCGGATCGGCGACCGCCATGCCGAATGGCCGCTGCCCTATCTGAACGGCCGCGATCAGGCGTGGCGGCTGGCAGACCGCGAGGCCGAGGCGATCCGGGCATGACCGACGACGTTCCCTTGCGCGACCGCCATGTCGTCGTCACTGGCGGCGGCACCGGCGTCGGTGCGGCGGTGGCACGGGTGCTGGCGGATGCAGGGGCGCGCGTCACCATCATGGGCCGGCGCGAGGGGCCGCTGCGCGAACAGGGCCTGCCCTGGCAGATCTGCGACGTCACCGACGCCGCCGCCGTCGCCCGCGCCTTCCATGCCGCGCGGGACGCGCAGGGGCGGATCCTCGGCGTGATCGCCAATGCCGGCGCGGCGGAAAGCCAGCCCTTTGCGCGCATGACGCCCGACGATCTGGCCGCCATGCTGTCGGTCAATGTGACCGGCGTCTTCAATGTCTGGCAGGCGGCGCTGGCCGACATGAAAGCCGCCGGCTGGGGGCGGATGATCGCCATTGCCTCGACCGCGGGGCTGAAAGGCTATGCCTATGTCTCGGGCTATTGCGCCGCCAAGCACGGCGTCGTGGGCTTGACCCGTGCGCTGGCGCAAGAGCTGGCGATGACCGGGATCACCGCCAACGCCATCTGCCCCGGCTTCATCGAGACGCCGATGCTGGACCGCTCGATCGCCAATATCATCGACAAGACCGGGATGAACCGCGACGAGGCCCGCGCCTCGCTGACCCGCGCCAACCCGCAGAAACGCTTTATCCAGACCGACGAGGTCGCGCAGGCCGCGCTCTATCTGATGGGCGAGGCCGCGCGTTCGATCAACGGTCACACATTGACGCTTTCGGGCGGCGAGATCTGAAGGACATGCCATGCGCAGCGACGTGACCCATTTCACCTGCAACATCGACGGCCCCATCGCCACGGTGTCGCTGAACCGCCCCGAGCGGAAGAACCCGCTGACCTTCGACAGCTATGCCGAACTGCGCGACTGGTTCCGCGATCTGCATTACGACGACGACATCCGCGCGGTGATCTTTGCGCCCAATGGCGGCAATTTCAGCTCGGGCGGGGATGTGCATGACATCATCGGCCCGCTGACCCGGATGAACACCAAGGAACTGATGCGCTTCACCCGCATGACCGGCGATCTGGTCCGCGCCATGATCGGCTGCGGCAAGCCGATCATCGCGGCGGTGGACGGGGTCTGCGCCGGGGCCGGCGCGATCATCGCCATGGCGTCCGATCTGCGCATCGCCACGCCCGAGGCCAAGACCGCCTTCCTGTTCAACCGCGTGGGCCTTGCCGGCTGCGACATGGGCGCCTGCGCGATCCTGCCCCGGCTGATCGGTCAGGGCCGCGCGGCCGAGCTGCTGTATCTGGGCCGCTCGATGACCGCTGACGAAGGGCTCGCCTGGGGCTTCTTCAATCGCGTCGTGCCGGCTGATGAGCTGCTGGACAATGCCCGCGATCTGGCCGGGCGCATCGCCGCCGGGCCGGGTTTCGCCAACATGATGACCAAGACGATGCTGGCGCAGGAATGGGCGATGACGCTGGATCAGGCGATCGAGGCCGAGGCGCAGGCCCAGGCGATCTGCATGCAGACGCAGGATTTCCACCGCGCCTATCACGCCTTTGTCGCCAAGCAGAAACCCGTGTTCGAGGGCGACTGATGGCGGATCTCAGCTTTCTGGACTGGCCCTTTCTTGACGACAGCCACCGCGAACTGGCGGCGCAGGTCGATGCCTGGGCGGCGGGCGCATTGGCGGGCATCGACCACGCCGACACCGACGCCGCCTGCTGCGCGCTGGTGGCCGCCATGGGCGAGGCGGGCATCCTGACCCATTCGGCCATCGCGCCCGACCAGCCCGAGGGGCGGCTGGATGTCCGCGCGCTGTGCCTGATCCGCGAGACGCTGGCCCGGCATGACGGCCTCGCCGATTTCGCCTTTGCGATGCAGGGGCTGGGGACGGGGGCGATCTCGCTCTTCGGCACGCCCGGGCAGCAGGCCGAGTGGTTGCCCAAGACCCGCAGCGGGCAGGCCATCGCGGCCTTTGCGCTGACCGAGCCGGCATCGGGTTCCGACGTCGCCAACTCGACCATGACGGCGATGCGGGACGGGGATGATTACGTCCTGAACGGCGAAAAGACCTGGATTTCCAACGGCGGCATCGCCGACGTCTATACCCTGTTCGCCCGCACCGGCGAGGCGCCGGGCGCCAAGGGGCTGTCGGCCTTCATCCTGCCCGCCGGTCTGCCGGGGTTCAGCATCACCGAGCGGCTTGAGACCATCGCCCCCCATCCGCTGGCCACGCTGCGGTTCGACGACTGCCGCATCCCCGCCAGCGCCATGCTGGGCCAGCCGGGGCAGGGGTTCCGCATCGCCATGTCGGTGCTGGACGTGTTCCGCGCCACCGTCGCCGCCGCCGCGTTGGGTTTCGCGCGCCGCGCGCTGGACGAGGCGCTGGCCCGCGTCACCTCGCGGCAGGTGCAGGGCGCGCCGCTGGCCGATCTGCAGATGGTGCAGGGCCATATCGCGGACATGGCGCTGGGGATCGACGCCTCCGCGCTGCTGGTCTACCGCGCCGCCTGGGCCAAGGACATGGGCGCCCCCCGCGTCACCCGCGAGGCCGCGATGGCCAAGCTGTTCTCGACCGAGGCCGCGCAAAAGATCATCGACAGCGCCGTGCAACTGCATGGCGGCGACGGCGTCCGCAGCGGTGAGGTGGTCGAGCGGCTGTATCGCGAGATCCGCGCGCTGCGCATCTATGAAGGCGCAAGCGACGTGCAGCGGGTGGTCATCGCCCGGCAGGCGCTTGCCGAATTTCAGGGCAGATCGTGATGGCACATTACCGCTTTCCCCAGAAAATCCTGTTCAAGCATTGCGATCCTGCGGGCATCGTCTTCTACCCCCGCTATTACGAGATGCTGAACGACGCGGTCGAGGCGATGTTCAGCGACCTGCTGGGCTGGCCCTTTGAAGAGATGCACAAGACGCCCCCGAACGGCAGCGGCGTGCCGACGGTGCGGATGGAGACGGTGTTCAGCGCCCCCAGCCGCCACGGCGACCGGATCGAGCTGGCGGTGACGCTGACCCGGCTGGGCGCCAGCAGCCTTGGCCTGCGGACCGTCGCCTCGGCCGGCGACGAGGTGCGCTTCACCGCCGAGCAGGTGCTTGTCTGCGTCGACGGCCATGGCCGCCCGCGCGGCTGGCCCGACGCGGTGCGCGAAAAGATCACATCGATCATGGAGGACGCGGCATGACGCCACAGACCATTCACCCCGAAGGCTGGGCCCCGGCCCTTGGCTATGCCAATGGCATGTTGATGCCCGACGGCACGCTGCATGTCGGCGGCCAGATCGGCTGGGACAAGGACAAGGTGTTCCAGACCCATGATTTCGTCGAGCAGCTTGAACAATGCCTGCAGAACGTGGTCGATATCGTCCGCGCGGCGGGCGGCGAGCCGAGCCATATCGGGCGGCTGACCTGGTATGTGAAGAACAAGGACGACTACCTGGCCCGGCAGCGCGACGTCGGCGCCGCCTATCGCCGGGTGATGGGCAAGCACTTCCCCGCCATCTCGATGCTGGTCGTGGCCGACCTGATCGAGGACGACGCCCAGATCGAGATCGAGGCCACCGCGTTCATCCCGCAGGCTTGATAGCCGCCGCGCCAGTTGGGCTGAGATGAGTTTGGCGCGGAGCAGCGCGGCGTTACGGCGCTGATCCTGAAATGCAAAAGCCCGACCGTTCGCGCGGTCGGGCTTTCCGCTTTCGGTTTCTGTCTTCACCCGGCCTCAGGCAAAGCTGCGAACGGTCTGCAAGGCCCCGTCCAGCGCCTCGCCCTTTTCATCCAGCAGCGCGGCCTCGCGCAGGCGGCGGATCCAGTCGGCCCCGTCCTCGCGCGTTTCGACCAGCGCGGCGCCCTGCATGACCCGGTCGAACTTCGACTGGCCGCGGGCATGGGTGTCGGAATAGCCCTTGATCAGCCGCTGATTGCGCAGCAACTCGATGGCGACCGCCGGGCAGGGGGCGGCGCGCACCCGCGTCAGCCAGGCGTCCAGATGCGCCTGTTCCTGCGCGTGACGCAGGGTCCGGCGCCGCCAGCCCTTGGCCCCGGCCAGCAGATACAGCACGCCAAAGCCGATCATCCCGTCGCTGCGGATGCGCCGACCGCCGCCTGCCAGCCGTTCGACCCACCGCATCCGGCGCGGGTTGTCCATCCAGCGTGCGCCCATCCGGGCCGGGAACATCGAGACGACCTCTTCGGCGCGGGGGTGCAGGAACTCGGTCACCTGCATGACCTGACCCTGCCGGACCCCCATCTCGGCCTCGATCCGGCTGCTGCGGCCGGTGCGGGTCTTGGCGTCGGCCACCCGGATGATGTCGTCATAGCTCATGGCATTGGCGACGTATTTCGCCGCCTCGACCAGCAGCGAACCGTCGCCGGGGTCGCGGTCCCGCAGGCTGTCCAGCCGGTCCAGATATTCCGCGCCATAGGCCAGATCCTGAAAATCGACCGTCTTTTCCAGACCGCGCCGGGCCATGTCGCGGGCAGAGTCGGGCAGCGTATCCAGCCGCGCCACAAGCGCCTGCCAGTCGCGCAGCAGCCGGTCCGGGCCGCGCACGGTGGCGTCAGCGGCAGGGGCGGGTGCCGCGTCGGGTGTCTGCGCGGCCGCGCCCGTCGCCGCGCCTGACTGGGCGGCCTCGAAACCGGCGGCGAAGGCGCGCAGGCTGGGCTCGACCCCCTTGCCGCCGGCGCGGATCGCGTCCTCGAACGCCTCGCGCGGGAAGGGCAGCGCGCCCGATCCACCGAGCGCGCCGAACAGCGTCGCCGAAATGACCGAGCCCTTTTGCACCGCCATGGCGTCGAAATCGGCGCAGATCAGGCGGCGGGCGGCGATCTCGGCCGCGGCCAGAACCTCTTCGCTGGAGGCGATGCCGTCGCCGGGCACCATCTTTTCCGACACCGCCAGCGCGCGGTGGGTCGAGGTGATCAGCACGGTCCGGTCCGGGGTGACAAAGCCGCGCATGATGGCGCGGCCGGCCTCCATCATCTCGGCGGTGATCATGATGTCGACATCGCCCGCGGCGGGCATCAGCGAGAACACCGGGTCGCGCTCGCCCGCGGGTGCCATCTCGACATAATAGACCGTGGCCCCGGTGCGTTGGGCGACGCCCGCCACGCTGGTCGCCTGCGCGGCATAGCCATTGGCCCGGGCCAGCGCCTCGATCCAGCCGGTCAGCACGCCGCCGCCCTGACCGCCCACGGCCAGGACCGCCAGCTTGATGATGCCGCCCGCGCCGCTTTCGGGCTGCTGCGCGGCGGGCATCATGGCGCGACCCCGAAGGACAGCCGCCGCGCCTCGCGCCGGCGGGTCAGCCAGCCGCGCAGGCGGGCCCGCATCGCGGCTATGCGCGATTCGAAGCGGCCGGGGTTATGGACCACATCGGCGCGGTAGAAGCTGGGGCACAGGATTGCTGCGTCCGCGACCTCGCCGCAATTGCCGCAGCCGACGCAGCTTTGGTCGATGCTGG encodes:
- a CDS encoding TRAP transporter small permease, giving the protein MRFLDRFEEGFIVILMAAATILIFVAVAQRYSLDMTANLVRASRGWEIQWISDASRWLYGALRSLNLVWAQEACIYLFVWMAKFGAAYGVRIGIHVGVDVLTERLDGAAKTIVTTIAMSGGILFTFIVAWIGFDFVWHVYKNGPISPDLEIKMWIIYLAVPLGSALMCFRFIQALWMFLRTGEIAHHSFDTVEGIEEEAEIAAEGKS
- a CDS encoding TRAP transporter large permease codes for the protein MTALAIFLILAALLVTGMPVSIALGLTVFSFLFAFTDIPLDSIALKLFTGIEKFEIMAIPFFILAGNFLTHGGVARRMIRFAASMVGHWYGGMGMAAVLSCALFAAISGSSPATVMAVGSILIPAMVKQGYPPQFGVGAIATAGGLGILIPPSIVLVMYSVATTGMVVTGPDGGPVMSASIGSLFMAGVIPGLMLAAMLGATTYWRARANDYPRMDKASWRERWAAFRESVWGLMLIVIIMGGIYGGFFTPTEAAAVSAVYAFFIAVWVYKDIRLRDVPRVLLTSAAMSAMLLYIITNAVMFAFILTSEQIPQTLSAAIVDLGFGKIGFLLIVNVMLLMIGMVMEPSAIVLIMAPILYPVAVKLGVDPVHFGIMMVVNMEIGLCTPPVGLNLYVGSAISQLGLTEVSRAALPWLLTALTFLMLVTYIPAISLWLPRMLGM
- a CDS encoding bifunctional salicylyl-CoA 5-hydroxylase/oxidoreductase, with the translated sequence MRIACLGGGPAGLYFAISMKLRDPSHEVVVIERNRANDTFGWGVVLSDDALENLETNDPISAQAIRDSFAYWDDIAVVHDGVRTVSGGHGFAGIGRKQMLILLQQRARELGVELRFETEFGNVEDYRRDYDLVVAADGINSRVRTQYEDVFKPDIDNRECKFIWLGTHQKFDDAFTFIFEKTEHGWMWAHVYQFDNDTATFIVECQQDTWDRWGFQDMSKEEIVETCRKVFARHLDGHELISNATHLRGSAVWMNFPRVICEKWYHENIVLMGDAAATAHFSIGSGSRLAFDSAITLANYLHSEPDMKAAFDRYQAERRLEVLRLQSAARNSLEWFEQVERYLDLDPVQFAYSLLTRSQRISHENLRLRDPEWLESAEKWFQTQAGADPDAPVRAPMFAPYKLRDMTLKNRIVVSPMAQYKAVDGTPTDWHLIHYGERAKGGAALVFTEMTCVSPEGRITPGCPGLYAPEHEAAWRRLTDFVHAETDARICCQIGHSGRKGSTNLGWEGIDTPLAQDNWSVVSASAIPWSRGNATPREATREELDEITQQFVAAAEMAERAGFDMIELHAAHGYLLSSFISPVSNKRQDEFGGSLENRLRWPLQVFAAMRKVWPAHKPMSVRISANDWVGEDGVTPAEAVEIARAFREVGADLVDVSAGQTSVEGRPVYGRMFQTPFSDRIRNETGIPTMAVGNIYEADHANSILMAGRADLVAVGRPHLADPYWTLHEATRIGDRHAEWPLPYLNGRDQAWRLADREAEAIRA
- a CDS encoding SDR family NAD(P)-dependent oxidoreductase — encoded protein: MTDDVPLRDRHVVVTGGGTGVGAAVARVLADAGARVTIMGRREGPLREQGLPWQICDVTDAAAVARAFHAARDAQGRILGVIANAGAAESQPFARMTPDDLAAMLSVNVTGVFNVWQAALADMKAAGWGRMIAIASTAGLKGYAYVSGYCAAKHGVVGLTRALAQELAMTGITANAICPGFIETPMLDRSIANIIDKTGMNRDEARASLTRANPQKRFIQTDEVAQAALYLMGEAARSINGHTLTLSGGEI
- a CDS encoding enoyl-CoA hydratase family protein, whose translation is MRSDVTHFTCNIDGPIATVSLNRPERKNPLTFDSYAELRDWFRDLHYDDDIRAVIFAPNGGNFSSGGDVHDIIGPLTRMNTKELMRFTRMTGDLVRAMIGCGKPIIAAVDGVCAGAGAIIAMASDLRIATPEAKTAFLFNRVGLAGCDMGACAILPRLIGQGRAAELLYLGRSMTADEGLAWGFFNRVVPADELLDNARDLAGRIAAGPGFANMMTKTMLAQEWAMTLDQAIEAEAQAQAICMQTQDFHRAYHAFVAKQKPVFEGD
- a CDS encoding acyl-CoA dehydrogenase family protein, which gives rise to MADLSFLDWPFLDDSHRELAAQVDAWAAGALAGIDHADTDAACCALVAAMGEAGILTHSAIAPDQPEGRLDVRALCLIRETLARHDGLADFAFAMQGLGTGAISLFGTPGQQAEWLPKTRSGQAIAAFALTEPASGSDVANSTMTAMRDGDDYVLNGEKTWISNGGIADVYTLFARTGEAPGAKGLSAFILPAGLPGFSITERLETIAPHPLATLRFDDCRIPASAMLGQPGQGFRIAMSVLDVFRATVAAAALGFARRALDEALARVTSRQVQGAPLADLQMVQGHIADMALGIDASALLVYRAAWAKDMGAPRVTREAAMAKLFSTEAAQKIIDSAVQLHGGDGVRSGEVVERLYREIRALRIYEGASDVQRVVIARQALAEFQGRS
- a CDS encoding acyl-CoA thioesterase: MAHYRFPQKILFKHCDPAGIVFYPRYYEMLNDAVEAMFSDLLGWPFEEMHKTPPNGSGVPTVRMETVFSAPSRHGDRIELAVTLTRLGASSLGLRTVASAGDEVRFTAEQVLVCVDGHGRPRGWPDAVREKITSIMEDAA
- a CDS encoding RidA family protein, with the translated sequence MTPQTIHPEGWAPALGYANGMLMPDGTLHVGGQIGWDKDKVFQTHDFVEQLEQCLQNVVDIVRAAGGEPSHIGRLTWYVKNKDDYLARQRDVGAAYRRVMGKHFPAISMLVVADLIEDDAQIEIEATAFIPQA
- a CDS encoding indolepyruvate oxidoreductase subunit beta family protein, whose translation is MMPAAQQPESGAGGIIKLAVLAVGGQGGGVLTGWIEALARANGYAAQATSVAGVAQRTGATVYYVEMAPAGERDPVFSLMPAAGDVDIMITAEMMEAGRAIMRGFVTPDRTVLITSTHRALAVSEKMVPGDGIASSEEVLAAAEIAARRLICADFDAMAVQKGSVISATLFGALGGSGALPFPREAFEDAIRAGGKGVEPSLRAFAAGFEAAQSGAATGAAAQTPDAAPAPAADATVRGPDRLLRDWQALVARLDTLPDSARDMARRGLEKTVDFQDLAYGAEYLDRLDSLRDRDPGDGSLLVEAAKYVANAMSYDDIIRVADAKTRTGRSSRIEAEMGVRQGQVMQVTEFLHPRAEEVVSMFPARMGARWMDNPRRMRWVERLAGGGRRIRSDGMIGFGVLYLLAGAKGWRRRTLRHAQEQAHLDAWLTRVRAAPCPAVAIELLRNQRLIKGYSDTHARGQSKFDRVMQGAALVETREDGADWIRRLREAALLDEKGEALDGALQTVRSFA